ACCACGGATAATGCGCTGGATTTGATGATTGAAGGGAGTGGCTTTTTTGAGTTGCAGCTGCCCGATGGCAGTGCGGCTTATACCCGCAATGGTCAGTTTACGTTAGATGATACCGGCCAGATGGTGACACCGGGGGCCGGTTATGTGTTACAGCCGCCGGTGAATATTCCGGCCGATGCTGTATCCATTACCGTGTCGGCAGAAGGACAGGTGTCGGTAAAAACGGCCGGTGCGGCGGAAAATCAGGTTGTGGGTCAGTTGAGTATTGCCGACTTTATCAATCCCTCTGGTTTGGAGCCCATGGGCCAGAACCTGTATCTGGAGACGGGGGCCAGCGGTGCACCTATCCAGGGCACAGCATCATTAGATGGGTTGGGGGCTATCCGACAAGGCGCGCTGGAAACCTCTAATGTCAATGTGACTGAAGAGCTGGTTAATTTGATTGAAAGTCAGCGCATCTATGAAATGAATTCCAAAGTCATCTCAGCTGTGGATCAGATGCTGGCTTATGTGAATCAGAACCTATAAGGCGGTCATTATGGTTTCCATGTTGGTGTTTTGGCGGCGAGTTTGGCAACCTCGATGTGAGAG
This region of Shewanella sp. NFH-SH190041 genomic DNA includes:
- the flgG gene encoding flagellar basal-body rod protein FlgG, translated to MHPALWISKTGLDAQQTDISVISNNVANASTVGYKKTRAVFEDLLYQTVNQAGGISAANTKLPNGLNIGAGTKVVATQKMFTQGNMVTTDNALDLMIEGSGFFELQLPDGSAAYTRNGQFTLDDTGQMVTPGAGYVLQPPVNIPADAVSITVSAEGQVSVKTAGAAENQVVGQLSIADFINPSGLEPMGQNLYLETGASGAPIQGTASLDGLGAIRQGALETSNVNVTEELVNLIESQRIYEMNSKVISAVDQMLAYVNQNL